AAGACGAACGCATAAATCAACAGGGCGAAAGCCTACATCTCTGGGAGGAAGACAATGTTGAATTGGACGAAGAAGACAATGGTGGGCGCAGCGCTTGCGACGATGGTGGCTCTACCGGCTACCGCGCAAGAAAGCGTTTCGGCAGTGGTCATCGATGGCTATCCCGACCGCGCACTTTGGGTGAAAGAGTTCTCGAATTTCTTTATCCCACAGATGGATAGCCGCCTTGAGGCCGCCGGAAACTACAAAATTAACTGGCAGGAAAACTACGGTGGATCAATCGTGAAGCCCAAGGGCGTGCTGGAAGGCGTGCAGTTGGGTCTTGGCGATATTGGCATCGTAACAACCATTTTCCATTCATCGAAGCTGCCAAGCCAAGGCATCTCGGGGTCCACACCGTTTGTGTCTTCGGATGCCCGCGCTGTTGCAAAGGCGGTAGACGAGATTGCGCGAGAATACCCCGCAATGCAGAACGAATTTGCGGCTCAGAACCAAGTCTATCTCGCGACGGGCGTCGTGTTGGATACCTATCAGGTGTTCTGCTCGCAGCCGGTCGCTTCGGTTGCAGATCTTGAAGGTCGCAAGATTGCGGGTGCGGGTCTGAACCTGCGCTATCTTGAAGGCATCAAA
The Aliiroseovarius pelagivivens DNA segment above includes these coding regions:
- a CDS encoding C4-dicarboxylate TRAP transporter substrate-binding protein, whose protein sequence is MLNWTKKTMVGAALATMVALPATAQESVSAVVIDGYPDRALWVKEFSNFFIPQMDSRLEAAGNYKINWQENYGGSIVKPKGVLEGVQLGLGDIGIVTTIFHSSKLPSQGISGSTPFVSSDARAVAKAVDEIAREYPAMQNEFAAQNQVYLATGVVLDTYQVFCSQPVASVADLEGRKIAGAGLNLRYLEGIKDAAGVRGGLTDFYNMLQTGLADCAMLWPEAAVTFKIAEVGPYMLQADLGAVNSKTVTVNADYWAKLPDEVKATLQDVAIEYRDHLAGIAMDRAAAAHAAYTEAGGTIVEVSADDRAAWAGAMPNIAAEWAETLNGNGEQGTEMLAAYLGKLEAAGFVGVRDWTAE